A section of the Rhizobium sp. Pop5 genome encodes:
- the rpmB gene encoding 50S ribosomal protein L28 — MSRVCELTGKAVLTGNNVSHANNKTKRRFLPNLCQVTLISDALNQRYRLRVSAAALRSVEHRGGLDAFLIKASENELSMRARLLRRQIVKKTAEAAAA, encoded by the coding sequence ATGTCCCGCGTGTGCGAATTGACCGGCAAGGCCGTCCTGACTGGTAACAATGTCAGCCATGCCAACAACAAGACCAAGCGCCGTTTCCTGCCGAACCTGTGCCAGGTCACGCTGATTTCCGACGCGCTGAACCAGCGTTATCGTCTTCGCGTTTCGGCTGCCGCTCTTCGCTCCGTCGAGCACCGTGGCGGCCTCGATGCCTTCTTGATCAAGGCAAGCGAGAACGAACTGTCGATGCGTGCGCGCCTGCTGCGCCGTCAGATCGTCAAGAAGACTGCCGAAGCCGCTGCTGCGTAA
- a CDS encoding VUT family protein, producing MLKTRYTLAYVALMTLVVVASNFLVQFPLNAEVAGINLADILTWGAFSYPVAFLITDLTNRQFGPQAARKVVFAGFVVGVTLSFFTSAPRIAVASGSAYLAGQLLDIAVFNRLRRQAWWRAPLVGSLIGSALDTVMFFSLSFAAFFVFLGPNEPFALESAPILGVLAAEAPRWISWAIGDFAVKMIVGLVMLLPYGALMNVLRPMQAARAS from the coding sequence ATGCTGAAGACCCGCTATACCCTTGCCTATGTCGCGCTGATGACGCTCGTCGTCGTCGCTTCAAACTTCCTCGTCCAGTTCCCGCTGAACGCCGAAGTCGCCGGCATCAATCTCGCCGATATTCTGACCTGGGGCGCCTTCTCCTACCCGGTTGCCTTCCTGATCACCGATCTGACCAACCGCCAGTTCGGTCCGCAGGCCGCCCGCAAGGTCGTCTTTGCCGGCTTCGTCGTCGGCGTCACCCTCTCCTTCTTCACCTCGGCGCCGCGCATAGCGGTCGCCTCCGGCTCGGCCTATCTCGCCGGCCAGCTGCTCGATATCGCCGTCTTCAACCGCCTTCGTCGCCAGGCCTGGTGGCGCGCGCCGCTCGTCGGCTCGCTGATCGGCTCGGCGCTCGATACGGTGATGTTCTTCTCGCTTTCCTTTGCCGCGTTTTTCGTCTTCCTCGGTCCGAACGAGCCTTTCGCGCTCGAGTCGGCACCGATCCTCGGCGTTCTGGCTGCTGAAGCCCCACGCTGGATTTCCTGGGCGATCGGCGATTTCGCCGTGAAGATGATCGTCGGCCTGGTCATGCTGCTGCCATACGGCGCGCTGATGAATGTGCTGCGGCCGATGCAGGCCGCCCGCGCCAGCTAA
- a CDS encoding adenylate kinase codes for MVHIHVMGASGSGTTSLGLALAEKLDIAHLDTDDFFWLPTDPPFTTPRDADERIRLLLEAAAQYDGWVLSGSALKWGRQIEPFYDLIVFLRIEPDLRMARIRAREIARYGERIGPGGDMEVKSGEFMEWAASYDTSGPERRSLTAHEQWLETQTAPVLRLDSSREIDGLVAEVLLHPAIAAGAVRRRR; via the coding sequence TTGGTGCATATCCATGTCATGGGCGCGTCCGGCTCCGGCACGACATCGCTCGGCCTTGCGCTTGCCGAAAAGCTCGATATCGCCCATCTCGACACCGACGATTTCTTCTGGTTGCCGACCGACCCGCCGTTCACGACGCCGAGGGATGCCGATGAACGCATCCGGCTGCTCCTCGAGGCGGCGGCGCAGTATGACGGGTGGGTGCTCTCCGGATCGGCGCTGAAATGGGGGAGGCAGATCGAGCCGTTCTATGACCTGATCGTGTTCCTGAGGATCGAGCCGGACCTCCGGATGGCGCGAATCCGTGCGCGGGAGATCGCCCGATATGGAGAGAGGATCGGGCCTGGCGGCGACATGGAAGTCAAAAGTGGGGAATTCATGGAATGGGCGGCAAGTTACGATACATCAGGTCCCGAACGCCGCAGTCTTACTGCGCATGAGCAATGGCTGGAAACGCAGACCGCGCCGGTCTTGCGCCTCGACTCGTCGCGAGAGATCGATGGTCTGGTCGCTGAGGTGCTTCTGCATCCCGCAATCGCCGCCGGTGCGGTCCGGCGGCGTCGATAA
- a CDS encoding esterase-like activity of phytase family protein: protein MTAKRLCRAAAVVLSIAAGASKACAGAEIPVISRQISDFRIGSSETKFGPLEFLGGLEMVSSKALFGSLSSIRFRPDQKHFVVVLDTGQWLTGSIERDAKSRLSGLSNVEITPMKNRSGRSFEGKGQMDAEGLAFDADRVLVSFEQIHRVDIYPDPGFAESGAIGTLPILIPRKMLSDNRGIETIAVAPETSPLKGGVVIVSERGLDSEGNRMAAILSGPLKGLFSVKRDGSFDATDGAFLPNGDLLLLERRFNMAEGIGMRLRRIKCADIRPGAVVDGELLLEGDFNSQIDNMEGLDAFQAADGTTHIIMVSDDNHSILQRNLMLEFRLTE, encoded by the coding sequence ATGACTGCCAAGCGCCTTTGCCGCGCGGCGGCGGTTGTCCTTTCCATCGCGGCCGGCGCATCCAAGGCATGCGCCGGCGCCGAGATACCGGTCATTAGCCGGCAAATCTCGGATTTCAGGATCGGCTCGTCCGAGACGAAATTCGGCCCGCTGGAATTTCTCGGCGGACTGGAAATGGTTTCCAGCAAGGCGTTGTTCGGTTCGCTCTCCTCCATTCGCTTCCGCCCGGACCAGAAACATTTCGTCGTCGTGCTCGATACCGGCCAGTGGCTGACCGGCAGCATCGAACGCGATGCCAAGAGCAGGCTTTCCGGTCTTTCGAATGTCGAAATCACTCCGATGAAGAACCGCTCCGGGCGCAGCTTTGAGGGTAAGGGTCAGATGGATGCGGAGGGCCTGGCATTCGACGCAGACCGGGTCCTGGTTTCTTTCGAGCAGATTCATCGCGTCGATATCTATCCCGATCCAGGTTTTGCCGAATCGGGCGCGATCGGCACCCTGCCGATCCTCATCCCTCGGAAGATGCTGAGCGACAATCGCGGCATCGAAACCATCGCCGTCGCGCCTGAAACCAGCCCACTCAAGGGCGGTGTGGTCATCGTCTCCGAGCGCGGTCTCGACAGCGAGGGCAACCGGATGGCGGCCATTCTCAGTGGCCCGCTGAAAGGGCTTTTCTCAGTCAAGCGGGACGGAAGCTTCGACGCCACGGATGGCGCCTTCCTGCCGAATGGCGATCTGCTGCTCCTGGAGCGCCGTTTCAACATGGCCGAAGGCATCGGAATGCGCCTTCGGCGCATCAAGTGCGCCGATATCAGGCCCGGCGCCGTCGTTGACGGCGAACTTTTGCTCGAAGGCGATTTCAATTCGCAGATCGACAATATGGAGGGACTTGACGCTTTCCAGGCAGCTGACGGCACGACCCACATCATCATGGTGTCGGACGACAATCACTCGATCCTGCAGCGCAATCTGATGCTGGAATTTCGACTGACCGAATAG
- the cobT gene encoding cobaltochelatase subunit CobT translates to MAARGDNSKAKPGAPVDVEPLRRAISGCVRSIAGDGDVEVTFANERPGMTGERIRLPELSKRPTAHELAVTRGLGDSMALRLACHDEKVHTTMAPQGSDARAIFDAVEQARVESIGTLRMEGVAANLRSMTEEKYSKANFTGIERQEDAPIGEAVAMMVREKLTGQRPPETAGKVLDLWRSFIEDKAGPELDNLTNAINDQQAFAKVIRNMLSAMEMAEEYGDDDSEADNDDQSEQEDQPNGDEQDQDEVDEDAGTDAAPVEDSEVSDEQMEDGETEGAEISDDDMMEEGEDDSETPGETRRPNTPFADFNEKVDYHVYTEEFDEIITAEELCDAAELERLRAFLDKQLAHLQGAVGRLANRLQRRLMAQQNRSWDFDLEEGYLDPARLQRIIIDPMQALSFKMERDTQFRDTVVTLLIDNSGSMRGRPITVAATCADILARTLERCGVKVEILGFTTKAWKGGQARETWLAGGKPQTPGRLNDLRHIIYKSADAPWRRARSNLGLMMREGLLKENIDGEALIWAHNRLLARREQRRILMMISDGAPVDDSTLSVNPGNYLERHLRAVIEQIETRSPVELLAIGIGHDVTRYYRRAVTIVDADELAGAMTEQLASLFEDQSAQPRGGRLRRAG, encoded by the coding sequence ATGGCAGCTCGCGGTGACAATTCGAAAGCAAAGCCCGGTGCGCCCGTCGACGTCGAGCCGCTGCGCCGGGCGATCTCAGGTTGCGTGCGCTCGATCGCCGGCGACGGCGATGTCGAGGTGACCTTCGCCAATGAACGGCCGGGTATGACCGGCGAGCGCATTCGGCTGCCGGAGCTTTCCAAGCGGCCGACGGCGCACGAGCTGGCGGTCACCCGCGGGCTCGGCGATTCCATGGCGCTGCGCCTCGCCTGTCATGACGAAAAGGTGCATACGACGATGGCGCCGCAGGGCTCGGACGCCCGGGCGATCTTCGATGCGGTCGAGCAGGCGCGTGTCGAATCGATCGGCACGCTGCGCATGGAGGGCGTGGCGGCGAACCTGCGCTCCATGACGGAAGAGAAATATTCCAAGGCGAATTTCACCGGCATCGAGCGTCAGGAAGACGCGCCGATCGGCGAAGCCGTCGCCATGATGGTGCGCGAGAAGCTGACCGGCCAGCGGCCGCCTGAAACCGCCGGCAAGGTGCTCGACCTCTGGCGTTCCTTCATCGAGGACAAGGCGGGTCCGGAGCTCGACAACCTCACGAATGCGATCAACGACCAGCAGGCCTTCGCCAAGGTCATCCGCAACATGCTGTCGGCCATGGAGATGGCCGAGGAATACGGCGACGACGACAGCGAAGCCGACAATGACGACCAGTCGGAGCAGGAAGACCAGCCGAACGGCGACGAGCAGGACCAGGACGAGGTCGACGAGGATGCCGGCACCGATGCCGCCCCCGTCGAGGACAGCGAAGTCTCCGACGAGCAGATGGAGGACGGCGAAACCGAAGGCGCCGAAATCTCCGACGACGACATGATGGAAGAGGGTGAGGACGATTCGGAAACGCCGGGCGAGACCCGCCGTCCGAACACGCCTTTCGCCGATTTCAACGAGAAGGTCGATTATCACGTCTATACCGAAGAATTCGATGAGATCATCACCGCCGAAGAGCTTTGCGATGCCGCCGAGCTGGAGCGCCTGCGCGCCTTCCTCGACAAGCAGCTTGCGCATCTGCAAGGGGCGGTCGGTCGTCTTGCCAACCGGCTGCAGCGCCGTCTGATGGCACAGCAGAACCGCTCGTGGGATTTCGACCTGGAGGAGGGCTATCTCGATCCGGCCCGGTTGCAGCGTATCATCATCGATCCGATGCAGGCGCTTTCCTTCAAGATGGAGCGCGACACGCAGTTCCGCGATACCGTCGTCACCCTGCTCATCGACAATTCCGGCTCGATGCGCGGCCGGCCGATCACGGTTGCCGCCACCTGCGCCGACATTCTCGCCCGTACGCTGGAGCGCTGCGGCGTCAAGGTCGAGATCCTCGGCTTCACGACGAAGGCCTGGAAGGGCGGGCAGGCGCGCGAAACCTGGCTCGCCGGCGGCAAGCCGCAGACGCCGGGTCGCCTCAACGACCTGCGCCACATCATCTACAAATCGGCCGACGCACCCTGGCGGCGGGCACGCTCCAATCTCGGGCTGATGATGCGCGAGGGCCTGCTCAAGGAAAATATCGACGGAGAGGCGCTGATCTGGGCGCATAATCGCCTGCTCGCCCGTCGCGAGCAGCGCCGCATCCTGATGATGATCTCGGATGGCGCGCCGGTCGACGATTCGACGCTGTCGGTCAATCCGGGCAACTATCTGGAGCGGCACCTTCGCGCCGTCATCGAGCAGATCGAAACTCGTTCGCCTGTGGAACTGCTGGCGATCGGTATCGGTCACGACGTGACGCGCTATTATCGCCGCGCCGTGACGATCGTCGATGCCGACGAGCTGGCCGGTGCTATGACCGAGCAGCTTGCCTCTCTCTTCGAAGATCAATCCGCCCAGCCGCGCGGCGGCCGGCTACGCCGTGCCGGCTGA
- the cobS gene encoding cobaltochelatase subunit CobS has protein sequence MSKIDLDISQLPDTTVSVRETFGIDSDIRVPAYSKGDAYVPDLDPDYLFDRETTLAILAGFAHNRRVMISGYHGTGKSSHIEQVAARLNWPCVRINLDSHVSRIDLVGKDAIVVKDGLQVTEFKDGILPWAYQHNVALVFDEYDAGRPDVMFVIQRVLESSGRLTLLDQSRVIRPHPAFRLFATANTIGLGDTTGLYHGTQQINQAQMDRWSIVTTLNYLPHDHEVNIVAAKVKSFGKDKNGRETVSKMVRVADLTRAAFMNGDLSTVMSPRTVITWAENAEIFGDLAFAFRVTFLNKCDELERPLVAEHYQRAFGVELKESAANIVLGA, from the coding sequence ATGAGCAAGATCGACCTCGATATTTCACAACTGCCCGACACTACCGTTTCGGTCCGCGAAACCTTCGGCATCGATTCCGACATCCGCGTTCCCGCCTACAGCAAGGGCGACGCCTATGTGCCGGACCTCGACCCCGACTACCTGTTCGACCGCGAGACGACGCTCGCCATTCTCGCAGGCTTCGCGCATAACCGCCGCGTGATGATCTCCGGCTATCACGGCACGGGCAAGTCCTCGCATATCGAGCAGGTGGCGGCTCGCCTCAACTGGCCGTGCGTGCGCATCAACCTCGACAGCCATGTCAGCCGTATCGATCTCGTCGGCAAAGATGCGATCGTCGTCAAGGACGGGCTGCAGGTCACGGAATTCAAGGACGGCATCCTGCCCTGGGCCTATCAGCACAATGTTGCGCTCGTCTTCGACGAGTATGATGCCGGCCGCCCCGATGTGATGTTCGTCATCCAGCGCGTACTGGAATCCTCCGGCCGCCTGACGCTGCTCGATCAGAGCCGCGTCATCCGGCCGCACCCGGCGTTCCGTCTGTTTGCGACGGCGAACACGATCGGTCTCGGCGACACGACCGGCCTCTACCATGGCACGCAGCAGATCAACCAGGCGCAGATGGACCGCTGGTCGATCGTGACGACGCTAAACTACCTGCCGCATGATCACGAAGTGAATATCGTCGCCGCCAAGGTGAAGAGCTTCGGCAAGGACAAGAACGGCCGCGAGACGGTTTCCAAGATGGTGAGGGTCGCCGACCTGACACGCGCCGCCTTCATGAACGGTGATCTCTCGACCGTCATGAGCCCGCGCACGGTCATTACCTGGGCAGAAAACGCCGAGATCTTCGGCGACCTCGCCTTCGCCTTCCGCGTCACCTTCCTTAACAAGTGCGACGAGCTGGAGCGCCCGCTGGTGGCCGAGCACTATCAGCGCGCCTTCGGCGTCGAGCTGAAGGAAAGTGCCGCCAACATCGTTCTCGGAGCCTGA
- a CDS encoding J domain-containing protein produces MRLDSKYFDRIRTRRKREQEAEQAPPTCQWDGCDKKGAHRAPVGRNAEGQFFLFCFEHVKEYNKGYNYFSGLSDGEIARYQKEAITGHRPTWTVGVNKSAKDSPLHSEVRSGAYSRVRDPFGFVKEGGGKGSGPRFPQARKLKSLESKAFDTMGLHANATSAEIKSRYKELVKKHHPDANGGDRGSEERFRAVIQAYQLLKQNGFC; encoded by the coding sequence ATGAGACTCGATTCCAAATATTTCGACCGCATCCGAACACGCCGCAAACGCGAGCAGGAGGCAGAGCAGGCGCCGCCTACCTGCCAGTGGGACGGCTGCGACAAGAAAGGCGCGCATCGCGCTCCCGTGGGGCGCAATGCGGAAGGCCAGTTCTTCTTGTTCTGCTTCGAGCATGTCAAGGAATACAACAAGGGCTACAACTATTTCTCCGGCCTTTCGGACGGAGAGATCGCCCGATACCAGAAAGAGGCGATCACCGGCCATCGGCCGACATGGACCGTCGGCGTCAACAAGTCAGCCAAGGACAGCCCGCTGCATTCGGAAGTCCGTTCCGGCGCCTATTCGCGCGTTCGCGATCCCTTCGGCTTCGTGAAGGAAGGCGGCGGCAAGGGCAGCGGGCCGCGTTTTCCCCAGGCGCGCAAGCTGAAATCGCTGGAGAGCAAGGCCTTCGACACGATGGGCCTTCACGCCAATGCGACGTCGGCCGAGATCAAGAGCCGCTACAAGGAACTGGTCAAGAAGCACCATCCCGATGCCAATGGCGGCGACCGCGGCTCGGAGGAGCGCTTCCGCGCCGTCATCCAGGCCTATCAATTGTTGAAGCAGAACGGTTTTTGTTAA
- a CDS encoding BolA family transcriptional regulator, with amino-acid sequence MMTLRTRIEEKLVEAFAPERLSVIDESHLHAGHQPDMTGTGETHMRVRIVSAKFAGMSRLARHRAITDLLKPELDAGLHALAVEPAAPDEPTRW; translated from the coding sequence ATGATGACCCTGCGGACCCGCATCGAAGAAAAACTTGTCGAAGCTTTCGCCCCCGAACGCCTGAGCGTCATCGACGAGAGCCATCTGCATGCCGGCCATCAGCCCGACATGACAGGCACCGGCGAAACCCACATGCGGGTAAGGATCGTTTCGGCAAAATTCGCCGGCATGTCGCGGCTGGCGCGCCACCGGGCGATCACCGACCTGTTGAAACCCGAGCTTGATGCCGGACTGCATGCGCTCGCCGTCGAACCGGCAGCACCCGATGAACCGACCCGCTGGTAG
- a CDS encoding HlyC/CorC family transporter: MTTIEGALAFLAAYWPEILSITALVLMSAFFSGSETALTAVSRSRIHTLEANGDERAGLVRQLIERRDRLIGALLIGNNLANILSSSIATSLFLGLFGNSGVALATLAMTVILVIFAEVLPKSWAISTPDRFALAVAFPARLFVAVVGPVSSFVNAIVRQILSLFGINLSREVSMLTAHEELRGAVDLLHREGSVVKADRDRLGGVLDLGELELSDIMVHRTAMRAINADDPPEAVVRAILESPYTRMPLWRGTIDNIIGVVHAKDLLRALAEPNMEPQNLDIVKIAQKPWFVPDSTNLEDQLNAFLRRKQHFAVVVDEYGEVQGIVTLEDILEEIVGDISDEHDIEMQGVRQEADGSVVVDGGVPIRDLNRALDWNLPDEEATTIAGLVIHESMTIPEERQAFTFYGKRFVVMKREKNRITKLRIRPAQEDDTKSG; encoded by the coding sequence TTGACGACAATCGAAGGCGCTCTGGCATTTCTAGCGGCATATTGGCCGGAGATTCTTTCGATCACGGCGCTCGTTCTGATGTCCGCTTTTTTTTCCGGCTCCGAGACCGCGCTGACGGCCGTTTCGCGCAGCCGCATCCATACGCTGGAGGCAAACGGCGACGAGCGCGCCGGCCTCGTCCGGCAGCTGATCGAGCGGCGTGACCGGCTGATCGGCGCGCTGCTCATCGGCAACAATCTCGCCAACATCCTTTCCTCCTCGATCGCCACCAGCCTTTTTCTCGGACTGTTCGGCAATTCCGGCGTGGCGCTGGCGACGCTGGCGATGACCGTCATCCTGGTCATCTTCGCGGAAGTGCTGCCGAAGAGCTGGGCGATTTCGACGCCTGACCGTTTTGCGCTTGCAGTGGCATTTCCGGCCAGGCTCTTCGTTGCCGTCGTCGGCCCGGTCTCCTCCTTCGTCAATGCGATCGTGCGGCAGATTCTTTCGCTGTTCGGCATCAATCTGTCGCGGGAGGTGTCGATGTTGACGGCGCATGAGGAGCTGCGCGGCGCCGTGGATCTCCTGCACCGCGAGGGCTCGGTCGTGAAGGCCGACCGGGACCGTCTGGGCGGCGTGCTCGATCTCGGCGAGCTTGAGCTCTCCGACATCATGGTCCACCGCACCGCGATGCGGGCGATCAACGCCGACGATCCGCCGGAAGCGGTGGTGCGCGCCATCCTCGAAAGCCCTTACACGCGCATGCCGCTGTGGCGCGGCACGATCGACAACATCATCGGCGTCGTCCACGCCAAGGATCTCCTGCGGGCGCTTGCCGAGCCGAACATGGAGCCGCAGAACCTCGATATCGTGAAGATCGCGCAGAAGCCGTGGTTCGTGCCAGACAGCACCAACCTCGAAGACCAGCTCAACGCTTTCTTGCGCCGCAAGCAGCATTTCGCCGTCGTCGTCGACGAATATGGCGAGGTGCAGGGCATCGTGACACTGGAGGATATTCTCGAAGAAATCGTCGGCGATATTTCCGACGAACACGATATCGAGATGCAGGGCGTGCGCCAGGAGGCGGACGGCTCGGTCGTCGTTGATGGCGGCGTGCCGATCCGTGACCTGAACCGCGCGCTCGACTGGAACCTGCCCGACGAGGAGGCAACGACGATCGCCGGCCTTGTCATTCACGAATCCATGACCATTCCCGAAGAACGCCAGGCCTTCACCTTTTACGGCAAGCGTTTCGTCGTCATGAAGCGGGAGAAGAACCGCATCACCAAGCTGCGCATCCGCCCTGCGCAGGAAGACGACACGAAATCCGGCTGA